In one Streptomyces sp. NBC_01288 genomic region, the following are encoded:
- a CDS encoding MerR family transcriptional regulator: protein MRIGEIAALIGVTPRAVRHYHQLGLLPEPVRRSNGYREYGIRDAVLLARIRRLTELGLGLDEVRDVLADDEGRELVEVLQELDEDLGRQEAVIRERRERLAALLAEARGGRLTAEAPLSPQLTALLAGLGELPDSPMAVKDREILALLDTVAPEADRVRLMETLRGMAEHAGEMYGLLDALADKEPDDPEVTRAAAALAALLPDDLATRFSDQPDGGLTDAIFADLAPAQSAAVHRAIELAQHRQFANDRQEDPS, encoded by the coding sequence ATGCGAATCGGCGAGATCGCCGCCCTCATCGGGGTCACCCCGCGGGCCGTGCGGCACTACCACCAGCTCGGGCTGCTGCCCGAACCCGTACGGCGGAGCAACGGGTACCGGGAGTACGGCATCCGGGACGCCGTCCTGCTCGCCCGGATCCGCCGGCTGACCGAGCTGGGGCTCGGGCTCGACGAGGTGCGTGACGTCCTCGCGGACGACGAGGGCCGCGAACTGGTGGAAGTCCTCCAGGAGTTGGACGAGGACCTCGGCCGGCAGGAAGCGGTCATCCGGGAGCGGCGCGAGCGACTCGCCGCACTGCTGGCCGAGGCGCGGGGCGGGCGGCTGACCGCCGAAGCGCCGCTGTCGCCGCAGCTCACGGCGCTGCTGGCGGGCCTCGGCGAACTGCCGGACTCCCCCATGGCCGTGAAGGACCGGGAGATCCTTGCCCTCCTCGACACCGTGGCCCCCGAGGCGGACCGGGTCCGGCTGATGGAGACGCTGCGGGGAATGGCCGAGCACGCGGGCGAGATGTACGGCCTGCTGGACGCCCTCGCCGACAAGGAGCCGGACGACCCCGAGGTGACCCGTGCCGCCGCCGCGCTGGCGGCCCTGCTGCCCGACGACCTGGCCACCCGGTTCTCCGACCAGCCCGACGGCGGTCTCACCGACGCCATCTTCGCGGACCTGGCACCGGCCCAGTCGGCGGCGGTGCACCGTGCGATCGAACTCGCACAGCACCGACAGTTCGCGAACGACCGACAGGAAGACCCGTCATGA
- a CDS encoding GntR family transcriptional regulator: MKADAPGAVLKRERVRDFILDLVESHHPGDAIPSERVLCAQLGVSRPTLRAAVDELVAAGLLVREHGRGMFVAPEKITQELVSTEQTMTAPQAAGAWSSRLLEFTTVPAGARVGRRLRLSPAAEVVYVARLRLVDGAPMAIEHLHIRADLVPTLSAQELEAGDLYEHLREQHGVHVQEAVQAIEPTVVTRAEAELLDVPELSPALLFERLTSDTTGRPVEYVHSIYRGDRYRIVSRLTLGPSVAAPSTPLGHHPGIPPGDFAHRDTIASSTRGDIQSAS, translated from the coding sequence ATGAAGGCCGACGCGCCAGGCGCGGTGCTCAAACGGGAGCGGGTCCGCGACTTCATCCTCGACCTCGTCGAGTCGCACCACCCGGGGGACGCGATCCCCTCCGAGCGGGTCCTCTGCGCCCAACTCGGCGTGTCCCGGCCGACGTTGCGCGCGGCGGTGGACGAACTCGTCGCCGCGGGGCTGCTGGTGAGGGAGCACGGACGCGGGATGTTCGTGGCGCCCGAGAAGATCACCCAAGAACTCGTCTCCACCGAGCAGACCATGACGGCACCTCAGGCCGCGGGGGCCTGGTCGAGCCGTCTGCTGGAGTTCACCACCGTCCCGGCCGGCGCCCGGGTGGGCCGCAGACTACGTCTCTCGCCCGCCGCCGAGGTCGTGTACGTGGCGCGGTTGCGCCTGGTCGACGGCGCCCCGATGGCCATCGAGCATCTGCACATCAGGGCCGATCTGGTTCCCACCCTGTCCGCCCAGGAGTTGGAGGCCGGTGACCTGTACGAACACCTGCGGGAACAGCACGGCGTACACGTCCAGGAGGCGGTCCAGGCGATCGAGCCGACCGTCGTCACCCGGGCCGAGGCCGAACTCCTCGACGTCCCCGAACTCTCCCCGGCCCTGCTCTTCGAACGCCTCACCTCGGACACGACGGGCCGGCCCGTCGAGTACGTCCACTCGATCTACCGCGGCGACCGCTACCGCATCGTCTCCCGCCTCACCCTCGGCCCCTCGGTCGCGGCGCCCTCGACCCCCCTCGGCCACCACCCCGGCATCCCCCCGGGCGACTTCGCCCACCGCGACACGATCGCGTCGTCCACGCGGGGGGACATTCAGTCGGCGTCCTGA
- a CDS encoding extracellular solute-binding protein — protein MKFRFFAGVSVLVLTAGLSACSSSSDSSGTSSGGNTTIDVWLMRDSVSARFQNEFVKGFETAHPDIKVKVQIQEWDGIGEKVTAALASNDAPDVIETGNTQVAQFAQSGGLLDLSDKVADLGGKTWLKGLAEPGSYDGKQYGIPYYAANRVVIYRTDLFKQAGIDASTIKTRDQWIAATKKLNSGGTQGIYLPGQSWYTLAGFVWDEGGDLSTRSGGKWKGTLDTPEAINGMRFYEQLQALGKGPKDSDEANPPQADVMAKGKVAQVISTPGGATAVVQDNPELKGKLGFFPIPGKTAATPGAVFTGGSDLVIPTASAKQGAAYTFVKELTGGAWQKKLALAMSYVPNRTSLASAVASDPGAATMAVGAAEGHATPNTPGWAAVEAKNPIKDYMTAVLTGGDIQKKAATASDAITAAMNSVS, from the coding sequence GTGAAGTTCCGCTTCTTCGCCGGCGTCTCCGTGCTCGTGCTGACCGCCGGACTGAGTGCCTGCAGCAGTTCCTCCGATTCCTCCGGCACCAGCTCCGGCGGGAACACCACCATCGACGTCTGGCTGATGCGGGACAGCGTCTCGGCCCGGTTCCAGAACGAGTTCGTCAAGGGCTTCGAGACCGCCCACCCGGACATCAAGGTCAAGGTGCAGATCCAGGAGTGGGACGGGATCGGCGAGAAGGTAACGGCAGCCCTGGCCAGCAACGACGCACCGGACGTCATCGAGACCGGCAACACCCAGGTCGCCCAGTTCGCGCAGAGCGGGGGGCTGCTCGACCTCAGCGACAAGGTGGCCGACCTCGGCGGGAAGACCTGGCTCAAGGGCCTCGCCGAGCCGGGCTCCTACGACGGCAAGCAGTACGGCATCCCGTACTACGCCGCCAACCGCGTCGTCATCTACCGCACCGACCTCTTCAAGCAGGCCGGCATCGACGCGTCCACGATCAAGACGCGCGACCAGTGGATCGCCGCCACCAAGAAGCTCAACTCCGGTGGCACACAGGGAATTTACCTGCCCGGCCAGAGCTGGTACACCCTCGCGGGCTTCGTCTGGGACGAGGGCGGCGACCTCTCCACCCGGTCGGGCGGCAAGTGGAAGGGCACGCTGGACACCCCCGAGGCGATCAACGGCATGCGGTTCTACGAGCAGCTCCAGGCCCTCGGCAAGGGCCCGAAGGACTCCGACGAGGCCAACCCGCCGCAGGCCGACGTCATGGCCAAGGGGAAGGTCGCCCAGGTCATCTCGACTCCGGGCGGCGCCACGGCCGTTGTCCAGGACAACCCCGAACTCAAGGGCAAGCTGGGCTTCTTCCCGATCCCGGGCAAGACCGCCGCCACCCCCGGCGCGGTCTTCACCGGCGGCTCCGACCTGGTCATCCCCACCGCGTCCGCCAAGCAGGGCGCGGCCTACACCTTCGTCAAGGAACTCACCGGCGGCGCCTGGCAGAAGAAGCTCGCGCTCGCGATGAGTTACGTCCCGAACAGGACCAGCCTCGCCTCCGCGGTCGCCTCCGACCCGGGCGCCGCGACGATGGCGGTCGGCGCCGCCGAGGGCCACGCGACACCCAACACTCCCGGCTGGGCCGCCGTAGAGGCGAAGAACCCGATCAAGGACTACATGACGGCCGTCCTCACCGGGGGCGACATCCAGAAGAAGGCGGCCACCGCGTCCGACGCCATCACCGCGGCGATGAACTCCGTTTCCTGA
- a CDS encoding carbohydrate ABC transporter permease — MSAVREQTTPRPPLGTGPSRRSPGPDPRRPARTAGRGLWPYVLIAPAVLGTLYLLVYPLIRAVVISLQDFGLRQLIVGHAKFVGLKNYGTLLGDPHFWEVVRRTFLFMGINVVLIMTLSTLVALMVERLGRFGRTAVLSALVLTWAMPVISATTVFQWLFHSEFGIVNSVLTGLGFESFDRYPWFAHGPAAFAIVVVLVVWQSVPFAAITLYSALTTVPAELYESARLDGASGPRIFRSITLPIVRPIYLLVFSLEVIWTFKAFVQIWVMTNGGPGDATTILPVYAVQTALSSQRYDLGAAASMVTVVLMSGVLVLYFRQMFRQEDELA, encoded by the coding sequence GTGTCGGCCGTCCGAGAACAGACCACCCCACGTCCCCCGCTCGGCACCGGCCCGTCCCGGCGCTCCCCCGGCCCGGATCCGCGCCGCCCGGCACGGACCGCAGGCCGCGGACTCTGGCCGTACGTCCTGATCGCGCCCGCCGTCCTCGGCACGCTCTATCTGCTCGTGTACCCGCTGATCCGTGCCGTGGTGATCTCCCTCCAGGACTTCGGACTGCGTCAACTCATCGTGGGGCACGCGAAGTTCGTCGGGCTCAAGAACTACGGCACGCTGCTGGGCGACCCGCACTTCTGGGAGGTCGTACGGCGCACGTTCCTCTTCATGGGGATCAACGTCGTCCTGATCATGACGTTGTCGACACTGGTCGCGCTGATGGTGGAGCGGCTCGGCCGGTTCGGGCGGACCGCGGTGCTGAGTGCGCTCGTGCTGACCTGGGCGATGCCGGTCATCTCGGCGACGACCGTCTTCCAGTGGCTGTTCCACTCGGAGTTCGGCATCGTCAACTCGGTACTCACGGGGCTGGGGTTCGAGTCCTTCGACCGCTATCCCTGGTTCGCGCACGGGCCGGCCGCCTTCGCGATCGTGGTCGTCCTCGTGGTGTGGCAGTCGGTGCCGTTCGCTGCGATCACCCTGTACTCGGCGCTCACCACCGTCCCCGCCGAGCTGTACGAGTCGGCGCGCCTCGACGGGGCGTCGGGACCACGCATCTTCCGCTCCATCACGCTGCCGATCGTCCGGCCGATCTACCTGCTGGTGTTCTCGCTCGAAGTGATCTGGACGTTCAAGGCGTTCGTGCAGATCTGGGTGATGACCAATGGCGGTCCCGGCGACGCCACCACGATCCTGCCCGTGTACGCGGTCCAGACCGCCCTGTCGAGCCAGCGCTACGACCTCGGTGCGGCGGCCTCCATGGTCACCGTCGTGCTGATGTCCGGCGTGCTCGTCCTCTACTTCCGCCAGATGTTCCGCCAGGAGGACGAGCTCGCATGA
- a CDS encoding carbohydrate ABC transporter permease has translation MSTTRPRVRRLPLNAAAAVTVLVCLFPVYWMVATAFTPTRDIQSDKPRIVPESWTLDHFRTAVGAAGFGLFWRNSLLVTLSAVLLALVIALGAAYAVARMKWKGRRQFMLMVFIAQMAPWESLIIPVYIISRDTDMLDRLPTLTLVYFMMTLPFTIIVLRGFIGTIPPELEESAQVDGCTRFGAFRRVAFPLLAPGLMATSLFGYITAWNEFTYANFLIIKQQDHRTLPVWLSSFQNVFGTDWGATMAASTLFAAPALVVFLLLQRHVTSGFAAGAVKG, from the coding sequence ATGAGCACCACCCGGCCCCGCGTCCGCCGCCTGCCCCTGAACGCCGCCGCCGCCGTCACGGTCCTGGTCTGCCTCTTCCCGGTGTACTGGATGGTCGCGACCGCGTTCACCCCGACCCGGGACATCCAGTCCGACAAGCCCCGTATCGTGCCGGAGAGTTGGACCCTCGACCACTTCCGTACGGCCGTCGGTGCCGCCGGTTTCGGTCTGTTCTGGCGCAACAGTCTCCTCGTCACGCTGAGCGCGGTCCTGCTCGCCCTCGTCATCGCGCTGGGCGCGGCCTACGCGGTCGCCCGGATGAAGTGGAAGGGGCGCCGGCAGTTCATGCTGATGGTGTTCATCGCGCAGATGGCGCCCTGGGAGTCCCTGATCATCCCGGTGTACATCATCTCGCGGGACACCGACATGCTGGACCGGCTGCCGACGCTGACGCTCGTCTACTTCATGATGACGCTGCCGTTCACGATCATCGTGCTGCGTGGCTTCATCGGCACGATTCCCCCGGAGTTGGAGGAGTCCGCGCAGGTCGACGGCTGCACCCGGTTCGGCGCGTTCCGGCGGGTGGCGTTCCCGCTGCTGGCGCCGGGGCTGATGGCGACCTCGCTGTTCGGCTACATCACGGCGTGGAACGAGTTCACGTACGCCAACTTCCTGATCATCAAGCAGCAGGACCACCGCACGCTGCCCGTGTGGCTGTCCTCCTTCCAGAACGTCTTCGGCACCGACTGGGGCGCCACCATGGCCGCCTCAACTCTCTTCGCCGCGCCCGCACTTGTGGTGTTCCTGCTGCTCCAGCGCCATGTCACCTCCGGCTTCGCGGCCGGCGCGGTCAAGGGCTGA
- a CDS encoding beta-N-acetylhexosaminidase, with protein sequence MPAQRSVHSLVPRPTKSAARPGRFTLDADTALHIGTGAEPAADLLRTLLAPATGLPLPASPEGRLTLTLDPGLAGLGEEGYGLTVAPHAVLLRAAHLTGLLRGIQTIRQLLPPQALSETRQPDAEWLLPCVEITDLPRHPWRGAMLDVARHFQPVSYLRRYVDLLALHKIGVFHLHLTDDQGWRMPVSAYPKLTEIGGHRAESQLGPAGRDLYDGVPHGGSYTRAELAGLVSYAAARGVTVMPEIEMPGHVRAALAAYPELGNNPERTLDVWTRWGVCDTVLGVHDEVLDFCRTVLDEVMDVFPSPYIHVGGEECPTAEWTHSVAARERAVAQGLSSPAALHGWFLGQIGDFLVRHGRRPVGWAETGAELPLDFTVMTWRDAAHTLAAARRGHPVISAYHRATYLDYAQSEDPGEPKGQPGGVVDLRAVHAHDPVPEDAERSAAERVLGTQAQLWTEFVRTPERIEYLTYPRLCALADRAWSGATDWADFRSRLDEHTARLDALGVPYHP encoded by the coding sequence ATGCCCGCACAGCGTTCCGTGCACTCCCTCGTCCCCCGCCCCACCAAGTCGGCAGCCAGGCCAGGGCGGTTCACACTCGACGCCGACACCGCGCTGCACATCGGCACGGGCGCCGAACCGGCCGCGGACCTGCTGCGCACCCTGCTCGCCCCGGCCACCGGGCTGCCTCTACCCGCCTCCCCCGAGGGCCGGTTGACCCTCACGCTCGACCCCGGGCTGGCCGGTCTCGGCGAGGAGGGATACGGACTCACCGTCGCCCCGCACGCCGTACTGCTGCGCGCCGCGCACCTCACCGGACTGCTGCGTGGCATCCAGACGATCCGTCAACTCCTGCCCCCGCAGGCCCTGTCGGAGACTCGGCAGCCCGACGCGGAGTGGCTGCTGCCGTGCGTCGAGATCACCGACCTCCCCCGTCATCCCTGGCGCGGCGCGATGCTGGACGTGGCCAGGCACTTCCAGCCCGTCTCCTATCTCCGCCGGTACGTCGATCTGTTGGCGCTGCACAAGATCGGCGTGTTCCATCTGCACCTCACGGACGACCAGGGCTGGCGCATGCCGGTGTCCGCCTACCCGAAGCTCACCGAGATCGGCGGCCACCGCGCCGAGTCCCAACTGGGTCCCGCCGGACGCGACTTGTACGACGGCGTCCCGCACGGCGGCTCGTACACCCGGGCCGAACTCGCCGGCCTGGTGAGCTATGCGGCCGCTCGCGGCGTCACCGTCATGCCGGAGATAGAGATGCCCGGGCATGTACGCGCCGCCCTCGCCGCCTATCCCGAACTGGGCAACAACCCCGAGCGCACCCTCGACGTCTGGACCCGCTGGGGCGTGTGCGACACCGTCCTCGGGGTCCACGACGAGGTCCTCGACTTCTGCCGTACGGTCCTCGACGAGGTCATGGACGTTTTCCCCTCGCCGTACATCCACGTCGGCGGCGAGGAGTGCCCCACCGCCGAGTGGACGCACAGTGTCGCCGCGCGCGAACGGGCCGTTGCGCAGGGCCTGTCGAGCCCTGCGGCGCTGCACGGCTGGTTCCTCGGGCAGATCGGCGACTTCCTCGTGCGGCACGGGCGGCGACCGGTCGGCTGGGCGGAGACGGGGGCCGAACTGCCCCTGGATTTCACGGTGATGACGTGGCGCGACGCGGCGCACACCCTGGCGGCGGCGCGCCGCGGCCACCCCGTCATCAGCGCCTATCACCGGGCGACCTATCTCGACTACGCCCAGTCCGAGGACCCGGGCGAGCCCAAGGGCCAGCCCGGCGGCGTCGTCGATCTGCGTGCCGTCCACGCCCACGACCCCGTTCCCGAGGACGCCGAACGGAGCGCGGCCGAGCGGGTGTTGGGCACCCAGGCCCAGTTGTGGACCGAGTTCGTCAGGACGCCCGAGCGCATCGAGTACCTCACCTACCCCCGCCTGTGCGCGCTGGCCGACCGCGCCTGGAGCGGCGCGACCGACTGGGCGGACTTCCGTTCCCGGCTCGACGAGCACACGGCCCGCCTCGACGCGCTGGGCGTCCCGTACCACCCCTGA
- a CDS encoding cellulose binding domain-containing protein yields MRLDKRFDTRFAKNRLRAAASAAVAVAVGAAALTAMPSTASAAGDGLSVQYRTSATGATADQSEPWFKVRNTGSSTVQLASVKLRYYFKADSASASYRFACSWAVKGCANVTGTFGTLTNPTATADRYLEIGFTSGAGTLAPGADTGDMQLRFYQSTWQTLTQSDDYSFGASQTSYADWSKVTAQLAGATLWGTAPAGNDPTNPPTDPPTDPPATGAALFDDFNYSAYNDPKISSHGWSVRSTSGGPGVSGATWAPQNVTFAGTSGNSVMNLETSTSGTGESTKQTEVVTNTRKFKNGTYAARVKFNDAPKSGPDGDHLVQTFFTINDLTAPLADDYSEYDFEYLPNGGWGETSNILYTTSWETYQADPWIAVNQHTEGRQSYNGWHDLVLTIDNSSIKYYIDGQLFGTHDAAYLPERPMSINFNQWLIDFGGLTSSTPRAYDEQVDYVLHVKDQVLTPAQVAAKVAAYRGAGTTFEDTVPSS; encoded by the coding sequence ATGAGACTCGACAAGAGGTTCGACACGAGGTTCGCGAAGAACAGACTGCGTGCCGCCGCGTCCGCCGCCGTAGCGGTGGCCGTGGGCGCCGCCGCGCTCACGGCCATGCCGTCCACCGCGAGCGCGGCCGGCGACGGGCTGAGTGTCCAGTACCGCACGAGCGCCACCGGTGCCACGGCCGACCAGTCCGAGCCCTGGTTCAAGGTGAGGAACACCGGCTCCAGCACTGTGCAGTTGGCGAGCGTCAAGCTCCGCTACTACTTCAAGGCGGACTCGGCGAGCGCGAGTTACCGCTTCGCGTGTTCCTGGGCGGTCAAGGGCTGCGCCAACGTCACCGGAACCTTCGGCACACTCACCAACCCGACGGCCACGGCGGACCGTTACCTGGAGATCGGCTTCACCTCCGGCGCGGGCACGCTCGCTCCCGGCGCCGACACCGGTGACATGCAGCTGCGCTTCTACCAGTCGACGTGGCAGACGCTGACCCAGAGCGACGACTACTCCTTCGGCGCCTCGCAGACGTCGTACGCCGACTGGTCCAAGGTCACCGCGCAGTTGGCCGGCGCCACGCTGTGGGGCACCGCTCCCGCCGGAAACGACCCGACGAACCCGCCCACCGACCCGCCGACCGATCCCCCGGCCACCGGCGCCGCGCTGTTCGACGACTTCAACTACAGCGCCTACAACGACCCGAAGATCTCCTCGCACGGCTGGAGCGTGCGCTCCACCTCCGGCGGTCCCGGTGTCTCCGGTGCCACCTGGGCGCCCCAGAACGTCACGTTCGCCGGCACGAGCGGCAACTCCGTGATGAACCTGGAGACTTCGACGTCCGGCACCGGCGAGAGCACCAAGCAGACCGAAGTCGTCACCAACACACGGAAGTTCAAGAACGGCACCTACGCGGCCCGGGTCAAGTTCAACGACGCGCCCAAGTCGGGACCGGACGGCGACCACCTCGTCCAGACGTTCTTCACCATCAACGACCTCACCGCGCCGCTGGCGGACGACTACTCCGAGTACGACTTCGAGTACCTCCCCAACGGCGGCTGGGGCGAGACCTCCAACATCCTGTACACGACGTCCTGGGAGACCTACCAGGCCGACCCGTGGATCGCGGTCAACCAGCACACCGAGGGCCGGCAGAGTTACAACGGCTGGCACGACCTGGTGCTGACCATCGACAACAGCAGCATCAAGTACTACATCGACGGCCAGCTCTTCGGCACCCACGACGCCGCGTACCTCCCGGAGCGGCCGATGTCGATCAACTTCAACCAGTGGCTGATCGACTTCGGCGGCCTGACCAGTTCGACACCGCGTGCCTACGACGAGCAGGTCGACTACGTCCTGCACGTCAAGGACCAGGTCCTCACCCCGGCGCAGGTGGCCGCCAAGGTCGCGGCGTACCGCGGCGCGGGCACCACGTTCGAGGACACCGTGCCCAGCAGTTGA
- a CDS encoding response regulator transcription factor: MRVMVLEDDPELGPVVAAQLRDAGFAVDLARTLAEADLKLSVNRYDCVVADRSVPDGDSLTLLAAHRRAGSVLPFLLLTALDAVSDRVAGFEHGADDYLVKPFAFAELVVRVRALCRREQPARPSVLRTGDLELDLPRRRVTRAGVLLSLSAKEFAVLELLMLRAGEVVTRSELIESCWDEASEPMSNVVDVLIGQLRRRLGPPDPIATVRGVGYRLGGDA, from the coding sequence ATGCGCGTAATGGTCTTGGAGGACGACCCCGAGCTGGGGCCCGTCGTCGCTGCTCAACTGCGTGACGCGGGGTTCGCGGTGGACCTCGCGCGGACGCTGGCCGAGGCGGATCTCAAGCTGTCCGTCAATCGCTACGACTGTGTCGTGGCCGATCGTTCGGTCCCGGACGGCGACTCCCTCACGCTGCTCGCCGCACACCGGCGGGCGGGTTCGGTGCTGCCCTTCCTTCTGCTGACGGCGCTGGACGCGGTGAGCGACCGGGTGGCCGGCTTCGAGCACGGGGCGGACGACTACCTGGTGAAGCCGTTCGCCTTCGCCGAACTGGTCGTACGGGTAAGGGCGTTGTGCCGCAGGGAGCAACCCGCGCGCCCGTCCGTCCTGCGCACGGGCGACCTGGAACTCGACCTCCCGCGACGCCGGGTGACCCGGGCCGGGGTCCTGCTCAGCCTCTCCGCCAAGGAGTTCGCGGTCCTCGAACTGCTGATGCTGCGCGCGGGCGAGGTGGTGACCCGCAGCGAGCTGATCGAGAGCTGCTGGGACGAGGCGAGCGAGCCGATGTCGAACGTCGTGGACGTCCTGATCGGCCAGCTGCGCAGACGCCTCGGCCCGCCCGACCCGATCGCGACCGTGCGCGGGGTCGGCTACCGCCTGGGCGGCGACGCGTGA